Proteins encoded by one window of Haloarcula pelagica:
- a CDS encoding MarR family transcriptional regulator — protein MPIRIDSSGGETPPIKPGTNAHELLTVLLDHPDMGFSPKELTELTDVPHSSVHKTLSRLQEKGLVRKVDSYWAVAEDVAASEIANVVSLQQIEAEYGDDAYGDDEEWVDDAPDLGENA, from the coding sequence ATGCCGATCAGAATCGATTCGAGCGGCGGGGAGACGCCGCCGATCAAACCCGGCACGAACGCTCACGAACTGCTCACCGTGTTGCTTGATCATCCCGACATGGGGTTCAGTCCGAAGGAACTGACCGAACTAACCGATGTCCCGCATTCCAGCGTCCACAAGACCCTCTCCCGACTCCAAGAGAAGGGCCTCGTTCGGAAGGTCGATTCTTACTGGGCGGTCGCCGAGGATGTCGCAGCGTCGGAGATAGCAAACGTGGTGAGCCTCCAGCAGATCGAGGCCGAATACGGCGATGACGCCTACGGTGACGATGAGGAGTGGGTCGACGACGCGCCGGATCTGGGAGAGAACGCGTAG
- a CDS encoding ABC transporter ATP-binding protein: MTDPAIELNGLTRRFGDVTAVDTVDLTVESGEIFGFLGPNGAGKSTTINVLLDFVKPTSGSASMFGLDVADDRETLHNRIGVVPENYGLYDRLSGRRHVKLAAELKDADDDPGALLDRVGLSREDANRPAGEYSTGMSQRLALAMALVGAPDLLILDEPTSGLDPNGARELRELIRAENERGATVFFSSHILEQVEAVADRVGIMNKGALVAVDSIDRLRQQLDTGAQVTLWVDREPECNLDNLPEVRDVDVVDGTVRGTCLEPAAKLRFIDRVREVATVTDVRIEESSLEEMFASYTGEDTTDSHAEPGVPEGVA, encoded by the coding sequence ATGACAGACCCGGCGATCGAATTGAACGGATTGACCAGACGCTTCGGTGACGTGACCGCTGTCGATACTGTCGACCTGACCGTCGAATCGGGCGAGATTTTCGGCTTTTTGGGCCCGAACGGGGCCGGAAAGTCTACGACCATCAACGTGCTTTTGGACTTCGTGAAACCGACGAGTGGATCGGCCTCGATGTTCGGACTGGATGTCGCCGACGACCGCGAGACGCTCCACAACCGGATTGGGGTCGTGCCCGAGAACTACGGACTGTACGACAGACTCAGCGGTCGGCGACATGTGAAACTCGCGGCAGAACTGAAAGACGCTGACGACGACCCTGGCGCCCTACTCGACCGGGTCGGACTCTCCCGGGAAGACGCGAACCGGCCGGCTGGGGAATACTCGACAGGGATGAGCCAGCGACTCGCCCTGGCGATGGCGCTGGTCGGGGCACCTGACCTGCTCATCCTCGACGAACCGACCAGTGGTCTCGACCCCAATGGCGCACGGGAACTCAGAGAGCTCATCCGCGCGGAAAACGAGCGCGGCGCGACCGTGTTTTTTTCGAGTCATATCCTCGAACAGGTCGAAGCCGTCGCCGATCGGGTCGGGATCATGAACAAGGGAGCGCTCGTCGCAGTCGACAGTATCGACCGGCTCAGACAGCAACTCGACACCGGAGCACAGGTGACGCTCTGGGTGGACCGCGAGCCCGAGTGCAATCTGGACAACCTCCCGGAGGTCCGCGACGTCGACGTGGTCGACGGCACTGTTCGGGGAACCTGTCTCGAACCGGCGGCCAAACTCCGGTTCATCGACCGGGTCCGTGAGGTAGCGACGGTCACCGACGTGCGCATCGAGGAGTCCTCGCTCGAGGAGATGTTCGCCAGCTACACTGGTGAAGACACCACGGACAGTCACGCCGAGCCGGGCGTCCCCGAAGGTGTCGCGTGA
- a CDS encoding ABC transporter permease has translation MSVRAIARKDLADAGRSKMLWTVTAVVLLSTAGITGLLATTSDMTASEVFGLSFQLAVTVLPIVALILAKGAVTAERESGSLRVLLSLPPSRRDVLVGKLLGRTALMLGATLVGGLATGLVVLTTLGGTVGSVAVFIGFLGLMSVAFVAVGVGISAGSTSDSRATAVAVGAYMILVALWNLIQGAVQYGAVELGLMAAGSEPAWIQLIGLFPPNRAANAAYRATVEGQFFGTDPFASVWLPILVLLAWLFIPVTAGYLRFRDAQIG, from the coding sequence ATGAGCGTCCGCGCCATCGCTCGGAAGGACCTGGCCGACGCCGGCCGATCGAAGATGCTGTGGACTGTCACCGCGGTCGTTCTGCTGTCGACGGCCGGGATCACGGGACTCCTCGCAACGACTAGCGACATGACGGCCAGTGAGGTCTTCGGCCTTTCGTTCCAGCTCGCCGTGACGGTGCTTCCCATCGTCGCGCTCATCCTCGCCAAGGGAGCAGTCACCGCCGAGCGGGAGTCGGGCTCGCTCCGGGTACTGTTGAGCTTGCCGCCGTCGCGCCGGGACGTTCTCGTCGGGAAGCTCCTCGGCCGGACGGCCCTGATGCTCGGCGCGACGCTCGTCGGCGGGCTCGCGACGGGTCTGGTTGTCCTCACGACTCTGGGCGGCACTGTCGGCTCGGTAGCAGTATTTATCGGTTTTCTCGGGCTGATGAGCGTGGCGTTCGTCGCTGTCGGCGTCGGTATCTCCGCCGGCAGTACGAGCGACAGTCGTGCTACCGCCGTCGCCGTCGGTGCCTACATGATCCTGGTCGCGCTGTGGAACCTCATCCAGGGCGCTGTCCAGTACGGCGCCGTCGAACTGGGTCTGATGGCCGCTGGCAGCGAGCCGGCGTGGATACAGCTGATCGGACTATTCCCGCCCAACCGTGCCGCGAACGCCGCCTACCGGGCTACCGTTGAGGGCCAGTTCTTCGGTACCGATCCGTTTGCGTCCGTCTGGCTCCCGATTCTCGTCCTGCTAGCCTGGCTCTTCATCCCCGTCACGGCCGGGTACCTCCGTTTCCGCGACGCCCAGATCGGGTGA
- a CDS encoding type II toxin-antitoxin system PemK/MazF family toxin, with protein MAYAQGSVVLAPATFKSGVRPYLVVSNRNRPFFGDRYTVAVITSTKRAQAVELTVESLIDGELKTYPSYVSPWSLHVFPQQEITKRVAQVDDATMTAVADGVHELTRVL; from the coding sequence ATGGCCTACGCACAGGGCAGTGTCGTCCTCGCGCCAGCGACGTTCAAAAGCGGAGTCCGACCGTATCTCGTCGTCTCGAACCGAAACCGACCGTTCTTCGGCGACCGGTATACAGTTGCGGTCATCACGTCGACAAAGCGGGCGCAGGCGGTCGAACTGACTGTCGAATCACTCATTGACGGTGAGCTGAAAACGTACCCGAGTTACGTGAGTCCGTGGTCGTTGCACGTCTTTCCACAGCAAGAAATCACCAAGCGCGTAGCGCAGGTGGATGACGCAACCATGACTGCGGTCGCAGACGGGGTTCACGAACTGACCCGGGTGCTTTGA